From Acanthopagrus latus isolate v.2019 chromosome 22, fAcaLat1.1, whole genome shotgun sequence, the proteins below share one genomic window:
- the LOC119012661 gene encoding toll-like receptor 5 — protein MRMLCLQVIVICVFLQVPGCFPSCLIVGSVANCASRNLHSVPPLPPNITHLFLEMNRIAEINSTSLSDLKELQELDLGQQHVPAFVIRNNAFSGQRRLRKLVLGYNKGIQLEPNAFEGLSGLKNLYLDYCSLDDAILMENYLEPLSNLETLDLFGNKIKRLQPAMFFANMTNLKDVNLKLNMIHNICESDLVGFRGKHFEVLNLDSVLFKAMSSPGFDWQTCGNPFRGMSFQTLDLSNNGFSIRELKQLFRAIEGTKIFCLKLSGHIGRGFSFHNLPDPDRSTFEGLKNSSILTLDLSKNRIFSLQRGVFSQLKEVATIDISQNRLNQIHRDAFEGLQGHLKMLNLSHNLLGEIRSYNFASLTNLKVLDLSHNHIGVLGFRSFEALVNLKALILTGNSLRDLGFPASLPSLDYLLLNDNKLTSSSVFSLTQFADNAMHLDISDNRLTDLGGVYTILAQLERLQHLFYGGNTIRKCILNQQVSAADLDNFQTLDLHSSSLQLIWSQGQCLNLFDNLRDVTVLNLSSNALQSLPKDVFKGLRSVVIMDLSFNALTYLQPDILPKSLQVLNLSNNFIASPDPTAFRSLSALDLSVNRFRCNPNLKSFLTWLSNTNVTFLSPVKELRCEFPSSFYNVRLLEYSTQVSHQ, from the exons ATGCGGATGCTCTGTCTTCAGGTGATCGTCATCTGTGTTTTCCTACAG GTGCCAGGTTGTTTCCCGTCATGCCTCATCGTCGGCTCTGTAGCCAACTGTGCCTCCAGGAATCTCCACTCagttcctcctctccctcccaaCATCACCCACCTGTTCCTGGAGATGAACCGCATTGCTGAGATCAACTCCACCTCCCTGTCAGAcctgaaggagctgcaggagctggacCTCGGTCAACAGCACGTTCCTGCATTTGTGATTAGGAACAATGCGTTCAGTGGACAAAGACGTCTGAGGAAGCTGGTGCTCGGCTATAACAAAGGCATTCAACTGGAACCAAATGCTTTCGAGGGACTGTCTGGTTTGAAGAACCTCTACCTGGATTACTGCTCCCTTGATGACGCCATACTGATGGAGAACTACCTGGAGCCACTGTCTAATTTAGAGACTCTTGACCTCTTTGGTAACAAGATTAAGAGACTCCAGCCTGCAATGTTCTTTGCAAACATGACTAATTTGAAAGATGTGAATCTCAAGCTGAACATGATTCACAACATCTGTGAGTCTGATTTGGTTGGTTTCCGGGGAAAGCACTTCGAGGTTCTGAACTTGGACTCTGTTCTGTTTAAGGCCATGTCTAGTCCAGGTTTTGACTGGCAGACATGTGGGAACCCTTTCAGGGGAATGTCCTTTCAGACACTCGACCTGTCAAACAACGGGTTCAGTATCCGTGAATTAAAGCAGCTCTTCAGAGCCATTGAGGGGACGAAGATCTTCTGTCTCAAACTGTCAGGACACATAGGTAGAGGATTTTCATTCCATAATCTCCCTGATCCAGACCGCAGCACGTTTGAGGGCCTGAAGAACAGCTCCATCCTCACTTTGGATCTGTcgaaaaacaggattttttcaTTGCAACGAGGGGTTTTTAGTCAGCTGAAAGAGGTCGCAACTATTGACATTTCTCAGAACCGCTTGAACCAGATCCACAGGGATGCCTTTGAGGGTCTTCAGGGTCATTTAAAAATGCTCAACCTGTCACACAACCTGCTGGGGGAAATCCGTTCTTACAATTTTGCCTCTCTGACAAACCTGAAAGTGCTGGACTTGTCTCACAATCACATTGGTGTACTTGGTTTTCGCTCATTTGAAGCACTTGTCAACTTGAAAGCATTGATTCTAACAGGAAATTCGTTGCGAGACCTTGGCTTCCCTGCGTCTCTACCCAGCTTGGATTATCTCCTGTTGAACGACAACAAGTTGACCTCCTCATCAGTATTCAGTCTCACACAGTTTGCCGATAATGCCATGCATCTGGACATTAGTGACAACAGATTAACAGACCTGGGGGGTGTTTACACCATTCTGGCTCAGCTGGAGCGCCTCCAGCATCTCTTCTATGGAGGAAACACCATCAGGAAGTGCATACTCAATCAACAAGTATCAGCAGCTGATTTGGATAATTTCCAAACTCTCGATcttcacagcagctctctgcagttGATTTGGTCTCAGGGGCAATGCCTGAATCTGTTTGACAACCTCAGAGATGTTACTGTTCTCAACTTGAGCTCCAATGCACTGCAGTCTCTTCCTAAGGACGTTTTCAAGGGTCTCCGGTCAGTAGTGATAATGGATCTCTCATTCAATGCCTTGACCTATCTGCAGCCTGACATCCTACCAAAAAGTCTTCAGGTTCTCAACCTGTCTAACAACTTCATCGCCTCGCCTGACCCCACTGCTTTTCGCTCTCTCAGCGCACTCGACCTCAGTGTGAACCGATTTCGCTGCAATCCAAACCTGAAGAGCTTCCTGACTTGGCTGAGCAACACAAACGTGACCTTCCTGAGTCCCGTCAAAGAGCTCAGATGTGAATTTCCTTCTAGCTTCTATAATGTACGTCTGTTAGAGTACTCCACTCAGGTCTCACACCAGTGA